The proteins below are encoded in one region of Belonocnema kinseyi isolate 2016_QV_RU_SX_M_011 chromosome 3, B_treatae_v1, whole genome shotgun sequence:
- the LOC117169668 gene encoding uncharacterized protein LOC117169668 isoform X3, whose protein sequence is MEFVGEESDEEFLNNHLVQPNDPMEESDDGISSESSDDSDYETADEETIAKQLNPE, encoded by the exons ATGGAGTTCGTCGGAGAAGAAAGTGACGAGGAATTTTTGAACAATCACCTTGTTCAACCAAATGACCCTATGGAGGAATCGGACGATGGCATCAGTTCTGAGAGCTCCGACGATAGTGATTATGAAACTGCTGACGAGGAAACAATAGCAA AACAATTAAATCCCGAATGA
- the LOC117169668 gene encoding uncharacterized protein LOC117169668 isoform X2 — protein MEFVGEESDEEFLNNHLVQPNDPMEESDDGISSESSDDSDYETADEETIASNNKYQRYVCESSRVVPRFNDLTPACVTVSCYMIFNNAQRKISKYCVFCAITLRNALHIDNLTSCMKHYVTNARRFDESDAQCEKCRARLWITIPCKACL, from the exons ATGGAGTTCGTCGGAGAAGAAAGTGACGAGGAATTTTTGAACAATCACCTTGTTCAACCAAATGACCCTATGGAGGAATCGGACGATGGCATCAGTTCTGAGAGCTCCGACGATAGTGATTATGAAACTGCTGACGAGGAAACAATAGCAAGTAACAACAAATACCAAAGATATGTTTGCGAATCTTCGCGTGTTGTACCTAGATTTAATGATTTGACTCCAGCATGTGTAACGGTATCCTGTTACATGATATTTAACAATGCACAACGCAAAATATCGAAATATTGCGTATTTTGTGCTATAACGTTACGAAATGCTTTACATATCGACAACTTAACAAGTTGTATGAAGCATTACGTTACGAATGCGCGACGTTTTGATGAGTCTGATGCACAGTGCGAAAAATGCAGAGCGAGGCTGTGGATCACTATTCCATGCAAAGCATGCTTG taa
- the LOC117169668 gene encoding uncharacterized protein LOC117169668 isoform X1, which produces MEFVGEESDEEFLNNHLVQPNDPMEESDDGISSESSDDSDYETADEETIASNNKYQRYVCESSRVVPRFNDLTPACVTVSCYMIFNNAQRKISKYCVFCAITLRNALHIDNLTSCMKHYVTNARRFDESDAQCEKCRARLWITIPCKACLVCYPQNK; this is translated from the coding sequence ATGGAGTTCGTCGGAGAAGAAAGTGACGAGGAATTTTTGAACAATCACCTTGTTCAACCAAATGACCCTATGGAGGAATCGGACGATGGCATCAGTTCTGAGAGCTCCGACGATAGTGATTATGAAACTGCTGACGAGGAAACAATAGCAAGTAACAACAAATACCAAAGATATGTTTGCGAATCTTCGCGTGTTGTACCTAGATTTAATGATTTGACTCCAGCATGTGTAACGGTATCCTGTTACATGATATTTAACAATGCACAACGCAAAATATCGAAATATTGCGTATTTTGTGCTATAACGTTACGAAATGCTTTACATATCGACAACTTAACAAGTTGTATGAAGCATTACGTTACGAATGCGCGACGTTTTGATGAGTCTGATGCACAGTGCGAAAAATGCAGAGCGAGGCTGTGGATCACTATTCCATGCAAAGCATGCTTGGTATGCTATCCTCAAAATAAGTAA
- the LOC117169666 gene encoding tubulin alpha-1 chain gives MRECISIHVGQAGVQIGNACWELYCLEHGIQPDGQMPSDKTIGGGDDSFNTFFSETGAGKHVPRAVFIDLEPTVVDEVRTGTYRQLFHPEQLITGKEDAANNYARGHYTIGKEIVDLVLDRIRKLADQCTGLQGFLIFHSFGGGTGSGFTSLLMERLSVDYGKKSKLEFAIYPAPQVSTAVVEPYNSILTTHTTLEHSDCAFMVDNEAIYDICRRNLDIERPTYTNLNRLIGQIVSSITASLRFDGALNVDLTEFQTNLVPYPRIHFPLVTYAPVISAEKAYHEQLSVGEITNACFEPANQMVKCDPRHGKYMACCMLYRGDVVPKDVNAAIATIKTKRTIQFVDWCPTGFKVGINYQPPTVVPGGDLAKVQRAVCMLSNTTAIAEAWARLDHKFDLMYAKRAFVHWYVGEGMEEGEFSEAREDLAALEKDYEEVGMDSTEGEGEGAEEY, from the exons atg CGTGAATGTATCTCAATCCACGTTGGTCAGGCTGGAGTCCAGATTGGTAATGCCTGCTGGGAACTTTACTGTCTCGAACATGGCATCCAACCGGACGGTCAAATGCCATCCGACAAAACTATTGGAGGAGGTGATGACAGTTTCAACACCTTCTTCAGCGAGACTGGAGCCGGAAAACACGTTCCCAGGGCGGTGTTCATTGATCTCGAACCGACAGTAGTTG acgAGGTCCGAACTGGAACATACCGCCAGTTGTTCCACCCCGAACAACTTATTACAGGCAAAGAAGATGCAGCGAACAATTATGCTCGCGGTCACTACACAATTGGAAAGGAAATTGTCGACTTGGTTCTGGACCGAATTCGCAAACTCGCCGACCAATGTACCGGATTACAGGGTTTCCTCATCTTCCACTCGTTCGGCGGCGGCACTGGATCAGGATTCACGTCCCTCTTGATGGAGCGTCTCTCTGTTGACTATGGCAAGAAATCCAAGCTCGAATTCGCCATCTATCCAGCACCTCAGGTCTCCACAGCTGTAGTTGAACCCTACAACTCTATCCTCACCACCCACACGACTCTCGAACATTCTGACTGCGCTTTTATGGTTGACAACGAGGCTATCTACGATATTTGCCGTCGTAATTTGGATATCGAAAGACCCACCTACACGAACCTCAACAGACTGATTGGACAGATTGTCTCCTCAATTACAGCATCGCTCCGGTTCGATGGTGCTTTGAACGTGGATCTCACGGAATTCCAGACTAACTTGGTGCCATACCCGAGGATTCATTTCCCCCTGGTGACTTATGCGCCAGTTATCTCGGCCGAGAAGGCATACCACGAGCAGCTCTCGGTTGGCGAAATCACCAATGCTTGTTTCGAGCCAGCCAACCAGATGGTCAAGTGTGATCCCCGCCACGGAAAATACATGGCCTGTTGTATGTTGTACCGAGGAGACGTTGTTCCCAAGGACGTGAATGCTGCGATTGCGACAATTAAGACCAAACGTACCATTCAATTCGTCGACTGGTGTCCCACCGGTTTCAAG gtcggAATCAATTACCAGCCCCCTACCGTTGTTCCCGGCGGTGATTTGGCCAAGGTTCAACGTGCTGTCTGCATGTTGTCTAATACAACGGCTATTGCCGAAGCCTGGGCAAGGCTCGACCATAAATTCGACTTGATGTATGCCAAGCGAGCGTTCGTTCACTGGTACGTCGGCGAAGGTATGGAGGAAGGTGAATTCTCCGAAGCTAGGGAAGATCTTGCAGCTTTAGAGAAGGACTACGAAGAAGTCGGCATGGACTCCACCGAAGGCGAAGGAGAGGGAGCTGAGGAATACTAG